The genomic stretch TTTGAACCTTGAATCCGCCACTCCGATTGCCACGATGTCCCTGCACCAATTGAGCTCCACGAACCTCGATATGTAAAGACAATGCCATTATCCATCTCAAAAATACAAACGGCAGAAGCATTCCCGTCATACCACGATCCTGGCGTGTTAAACTCGTGACAGTAAACAGACACAGGGTCAGCGTTACAAATCAAGCGTGCCTGATCGAACGTATGAATCGCCATATCAATAATTAAAGGATGCAGCATCGCTTCCCTGAACCCACCAAAGTGTGGACCTAGAAAAAAGTCAGCGTGTACAGCTCCTACAGGTCCAATAAGCTGTTGATCAAGAGCCTTCTGTAAGCCACGAATATGCTTATCATAGCGGCGATTTTGCATTACTGAATACGTCTGCTTCTGTTTTGCCGATAATGCTAAGACACTGTTTGCATCTTCAAATGACTCAGCCATTGGCTTTTCACCAAAGACGTTTAAGTTCATTCTCATTGCTTCTGAACTAACATCCTTATGACTAGCAGGAATGGTTACATCAAAAACAAGTGTTGCTTCTGTTTGTGCAATGGCATCTGTGAGTGATTCAAACACCGGAACATCCAAATTGTGTGCGTCTCGCATTTTGATTGCATTCTCGATAAACACATCGACAAGAGCTACAATCGACACATTGGTTCTCTCGATGGCATAGTCTACCCATTTGTTTGCCATCCCACCACACCCAACAACAATGACACGATGATTCATAAAAACCCTCCTTAATTGTAATCGCTTACGTTTATTGTAGCGACAAGCGACTCGTTCGACTAGTCCTACTTTTTATAAAAGCTGCCATACGCTCGCTTTCACCCTAAAGTGCACAAGTGCATCATCGACTCAAAAAGCTTCGTCGTGATTTTTTTGCCGTAGGAGTCCTCGCTAGTGGCTGCTTTTAATGACCCATTCATTTTTTATGATTTGATTTGAATTGAATTGAAGAGGGATCCTCTAGTTATTAAAAGCGTAGAGATCCACTTAGTTACTAAAAGACGATCTTTAAAATAAGACGAACCATTCTAGCTTTAATCAATTCCGTCTAGCACGAGTTTCTTATATGATTTAACACAAATAAAAAAAGCCTTCAAGAGGCTTGATTCATGTGCCATATAAATTATGGAGGAGGAAGAGGGATTCGAACCCCCGCGCGGTTTGACCCGCCTGTCGGTTTTCAAGACCGATCCCTTCAGCCAGACTTGGGTATTCCTCCGTACAACTGGTGGACCCTGCAGGACTCGAACCTGCGACCGATCGGTTATGAGCCGATGGCTCTAACCAGCTGAGCTAAGGGTCCAGTTACATATAAAAGCATAGCGGCGGAGGGGATCGAACCCCCGACCTCACGGGTATGAACCGTACGCTCTAGCCAGCTGAGCTACACCGCCACAATGAAAAGACATTAGAAATTATACAAGTAATAATCTCTCAAGTCAACCCTTTTTTAAAGGATCACTAGAACAATATACCATGCTTGTTTTCGTGTTGCAATCTTTTTCTATATAAAAATCCAAACAAAAAGCAGGACAATCATGATGGTTTGCAGAACGAATTTGGCAAGTGATCCTGCGATAAATCCTAGCAATGAACCTACCCCAATTTTTAATGCCTTCAAAAAAGGACCTCTATGCACAATAAGCTCCCCAATAACTGCACCAGCAAACGGACCCACAAACAGTCCAACAGCCGGGATGACGAATGGACCAATAAGCATGCCAATTAAGCTTCCATTAATTGCTGCTTTCGACCCTCCCCATTTTTTCACTCCAAAATAAGTGGCCGCCCAATCTGCTAAAAAAATCAAGGCAACTATACTTGCCTGTAGCACCCAATAAACAATGCCAAACGGCGCAAAAGAAAACCAAAATCCATAAAGAAATAGGCCTGCGATCACAAAGAGAATGCCTGGGAGTACCGGGTAGATGAAACTGAGATACCCTAATAGA from Aureibacillus halotolerans encodes the following:
- a CDS encoding Gfo/Idh/MocA family protein, translating into MNHRVIVVGCGGMANKWVDYAIERTNVSIVALVDVFIENAIKMRDAHNLDVPVFESLTDAIAQTEATLVFDVTIPASHKDVSSEAMRMNLNVFGEKPMAESFEDANSVLALSAKQKQTYSVMQNRRYDKHIRGLQKALDQQLIGPVGAVHADFFLGPHFGGFREAMLHPLIIDMAIHTFDQARLICNADPVSVYCHEFNTPGSWYDGNASAVCIFEMDNGIVFTYRGSWSSIGAGTSWQSEWRIQGSKGTALWNGEKELFADVKQLKENKEGDFLDEIVHVPIQADVSRREGHEGCLDEMFQALEEGRLAETDCTSNIKSMAMVFGAIKSAKEGKKVLLTGTHLEV
- a CDS encoding DUF456 domain-containing protein; the protein is MDIVGWILISILFLLGYLSFIYPVLPGILFVIAGLFLYGFWFSFAPFGIVYWVLQASIVALIFLADWAATYFGVKKWGGSKAAINGSLIGMLIGPFVIPAVGLFVGPFAGAVIGELIVHRGPFLKALKIGVGSLLGFIAGSLAKFVLQTIMIVLLFVWIFI